The following coding sequences are from one Kallotenue papyrolyticum window:
- a CDS encoding MFS transporter codes for MPAFSYRRTLILGFGFLGISLLWGIYNAYVPLLLQAGRPDFTKGAGLPGYGLGTTITGFIMTLDNLAALLILPYIGALSDRTHTRLGRRRPYILAGAPVAAMAFAAIPLLNGAPLPVFMAAIIVTLLAMDLFRTPVIALMPDITPSAKRSQANGAINLMGGVGAVLAFLLGGWLFRFGIWAPFAFGAITMLVACGMVIAFIREPEQPAEAEGEASVLDTLRNVLRGADRSARALLLAIFFWFLGYAAIEVFWTSYATDVLGLNGGQATMLLTFFSLSIVICSIPSGLIGARLGRKRTITVGLLGFGSMLIWGYVLTDATLAPLMLVIAGAMWSLILVNSLPMVVDMAPPERLGSYTGLYYLASQSAAILGPVLVGWIIALAGNNYRVGFLYAPLTLLIALPLLLLVQRGEAVPAAPSLPEPAIAGER; via the coding sequence ATGCCAGCCTTTTCGTATCGTCGCACGTTGATTCTGGGCTTCGGATTTTTGGGCATCAGCCTGTTGTGGGGCATCTACAACGCCTATGTGCCGCTGCTGCTGCAGGCAGGGCGGCCCGACTTCACCAAAGGCGCCGGCCTGCCCGGTTATGGCCTGGGCACGACGATCACCGGCTTTATCATGACGCTCGATAACCTGGCGGCGCTGCTGATCCTGCCGTATATCGGCGCGCTGTCGGATCGCACGCACACGCGTTTGGGACGGCGCAGGCCCTACATCCTGGCGGGCGCGCCCGTGGCGGCGATGGCCTTTGCGGCGATCCCGCTGCTCAACGGCGCGCCGTTGCCGGTCTTCATGGCGGCGATCATCGTCACACTGCTGGCGATGGATCTCTTCCGCACGCCGGTGATCGCGCTCATGCCCGACATCACGCCCTCGGCCAAGCGTTCGCAGGCCAACGGCGCGATCAACCTGATGGGCGGCGTCGGCGCGGTGCTGGCCTTTCTGCTGGGCGGCTGGCTCTTCCGTTTCGGCATCTGGGCGCCCTTCGCCTTTGGTGCGATCACAATGCTGGTCGCCTGCGGCATGGTAATCGCCTTTATTCGCGAGCCGGAACAACCTGCCGAGGCGGAGGGGGAAGCCAGCGTGCTCGACACGCTGCGCAACGTTCTGCGCGGCGCGGACCGCTCGGCGCGCGCCCTGTTGTTGGCGATCTTCTTCTGGTTTTTGGGCTATGCGGCGATCGAGGTCTTCTGGACCTCCTACGCTACCGATGTGCTGGGCCTGAATGGCGGCCAGGCCACCATGCTGCTGACCTTCTTTTCGCTGTCGATTGTGATCTGCTCGATCCCCAGTGGTCTGATCGGCGCACGCCTGGGACGCAAGCGCACGATCACGGTTGGGCTGCTCGGCTTTGGTAGCATGCTGATCTGGGGCTATGTGCTGACGGATGCCACGCTCGCACCACTGATGTTGGTCATCGCCGGCGCCATGTGGTCGCTGATCCTGGTCAACTCGCTGCCGATGGTGGTGGATATGGCGCCGCCGGAGCGGCTGGGATCGTACACCGGCCTCTACTACCTGGCCTCGCAGTCAGCGGCGATCCTCGGCCCCGTGCTGGTCGGCTGGATCATTGCCCTGGCTGGCAACAACTATCGTGTCGGCTTTCTCTACGCGCCGCTCACGCTGCTGATCGCGTTGCCGCTGTTGCTGCTGGTGCAGCGCGGCGAGGCCGTGCCCGCAGCGCCGTCGTTGCCGGAGCCGGCCATCGCCGGCGAGCGCTAG
- a CDS encoding class I SAM-dependent methyltransferase, with product MQPISSSRAAPRAADYGQTYFARLYGTVPRQTPIDRLRDWLIHRLVTRHLAGGRLLEIGCGYGYLLGRFADAWTVCGTDISVHAAAIAQRRLPHAHIVAADIQEGIPFAGCFDALIAVNVMEHLPAPERAAQAIAAALRRGGLFVAHLPTISSALAGWIYARTYASDVTHVYRPSGAAFNALVERTGFRVRQSLYCPFWPAGLWRRLRPHPAYLALFERV from the coding sequence ATGCAGCCCATTTCGTCTTCGCGCGCGGCGCCACGTGCTGCCGACTATGGCCAGACCTACTTTGCGCGGCTCTACGGCACTGTGCCGCGTCAGACGCCGATCGATCGCCTGCGCGACTGGCTGATCCACCGCCTCGTGACGCGTCATCTTGCCGGTGGTCGTCTGCTCGAAATCGGCTGTGGCTATGGCTACCTGCTGGGTCGCTTCGCTGATGCGTGGACAGTGTGCGGCACGGACATTTCGGTGCACGCCGCGGCGATTGCCCAACGCCGGCTACCGCACGCCCACATCGTGGCGGCTGACATCCAGGAGGGCATACCCTTCGCCGGTTGCTTCGATGCGCTGATCGCCGTCAACGTGATGGAGCACCTACCTGCGCCGGAGCGCGCTGCGCAGGCGATCGCTGCCGCGCTGCGTCGCGGCGGCTTGTTTGTCGCCCACCTGCCGACGATCAGCAGCGCGTTGGCTGGCTGGATCTATGCGCGCACCTATGCCTCCGACGTGACGCATGTGTACCGGCCATCGGGCGCTGCATTCAACGCGCTGGTCGAGCGTACCGGCTTTCGTGTGCGGCAGAGCCTGTACTGCCCGTTCTGGCCCGCCGGCCTGTGGCGACGCCTGCGGCCCCATCCGGCCTATCTGGCGCTCTTCGAGCGGGTATGA
- the asnS gene encoding asparagine--tRNA ligase: MSLLPSAYIADIARHAGQSVTLAGWVYNKTEKGKLVFIQLRDGTGIIQCVVFKKNVSEEAFAAAKSLTQESSLYVTGTVRADERAPGGFEIDVSDLRIVALTQDYPITPKEHGTEFLMAHRHLWVRSAKQHALLRIRHEVIAAAQDYLNSQGFIRFDTPILTPVAAEGTTNLFATEYFDLGTAYLAQTGQLYVEAGMMSFGKVYCFGPTFRAERSKTRRHLTEFWMIEPEMAFADQEDNMVLQEHFVSAIVQRVLERRQADLATLGRDLSKLERITPPFPRITYDEAVELINRAAQQGVTVPPEDQPLPPITWGDDFGAPHETFLAAQFDKPVFVMNYPTAAKAFYMQPVEGRPDVVHCADLLAPEGYGEIIGGSQRIHDLELLERRIREHGLNPDHYRWYLDLRRYGTVPHAGFGMGIERCTAWIAGTRHIRETIPFPRQLYRIYP, translated from the coding sequence ATGTCTCTCCTGCCAAGCGCCTACATCGCGGATATCGCCCGGCACGCGGGCCAGAGCGTCACGCTGGCCGGCTGGGTCTATAACAAAACCGAAAAGGGCAAGCTAGTCTTTATCCAACTGCGCGACGGCACCGGCATCATCCAGTGCGTCGTGTTCAAAAAGAACGTCAGCGAGGAGGCCTTTGCTGCGGCCAAATCACTGACGCAGGAATCGTCGCTGTACGTCACCGGCACGGTGCGCGCCGACGAGCGCGCGCCCGGCGGTTTCGAGATCGACGTCAGTGACCTGCGCATCGTGGCGCTGACGCAGGACTACCCGATCACGCCCAAGGAGCACGGCACCGAGTTCCTGATGGCCCATCGCCATCTGTGGGTGCGTTCCGCCAAGCAGCACGCGCTGCTGCGCATCCGCCACGAAGTGATCGCCGCCGCGCAGGACTACCTCAACAGCCAGGGCTTTATCCGCTTCGACACGCCGATCCTGACACCGGTAGCGGCCGAGGGAACCACCAACCTGTTCGCCACCGAGTATTTCGATCTGGGCACGGCCTACCTGGCGCAGACCGGCCAGCTCTACGTCGAAGCGGGCATGATGAGCTTCGGCAAGGTGTATTGCTTCGGCCCGACCTTTCGCGCCGAGCGCTCCAAGACGCGCCGCCACCTGACCGAGTTCTGGATGATCGAGCCTGAGATGGCCTTTGCCGATCAGGAAGACAACATGGTGCTGCAGGAGCACTTCGTCAGCGCCATTGTGCAGCGCGTGCTAGAGCGCCGCCAGGCCGATCTCGCAACGCTGGGCCGCGATCTCAGCAAGCTGGAGCGCATCACGCCGCCGTTTCCACGCATCACCTACGATGAAGCGGTCGAGCTGATCAACCGCGCGGCGCAGCAGGGCGTGACCGTCCCGCCTGAGGATCAGCCCTTGCCGCCGATCACTTGGGGCGACGATTTCGGCGCGCCGCACGAGACCTTTTTGGCGGCGCAGTTCGACAAGCCCGTGTTTGTGATGAACTATCCCACCGCGGCCAAGGCCTTCTATATGCAGCCGGTCGAGGGCCGGCCCGACGTGGTGCACTGCGCCGACCTGCTCGCGCCCGAAGGCTATGGCGAGATCATCGGCGGGTCGCAGCGCATCCACGATCTGGAGCTGCTCGAACGGCGCATCCGCGAGCACGGGCTCAATCCCGACCACTATCGCTGGTACCTGGATCTGCGGCGCTATGGTACGGTGCCACACGCCGGCTTTGGCATGGGCATCGAGCGCTGCACGGCCTGGATCGCCGGCACGCGCCATATTCGCGAGACGATTCCGTTTCCGCGCCAACTGTATCGCATCTATCCTTGA
- a CDS encoding aminopeptidase: MTDPRIAKMAHLLVHYSLELKPGQQCAIFTSPLADELTLAVYAAALEAGAHVALLPQVPGAEELFYRLASDAQLDYVPPVRKLVLESFDAYLSIGAPLNTRELSGIDPERLARTRKAGAPLMRTFMERSARGELRWCGTVYPTAALAQEAGMSLHEYREFVLRAGQLDAPDPIAVWQQEGERQRQLITWLKGRDAVVLKGSDIDLRLSIKDRVFVEADGRYNFPDGEIFTGPVETSANGWVRFRYPAIVAGQEVTDIELWFEDGRVVKERAGKGQELLTAMLNTDPGARYLGEWGIGTNYQIQRFTHNILFDEKIGGTIHLALGASYPETGGRNQSGVHWDMICDMRDAEITIDGELFYKDGRPVIEL, translated from the coding sequence ATGACCGATCCACGTATTGCCAAAATGGCACATCTCTTGGTGCACTATTCGCTGGAGCTCAAGCCGGGCCAGCAGTGCGCCATCTTCACCTCGCCGCTGGCCGATGAGCTGACGCTGGCGGTCTATGCCGCAGCCCTAGAAGCCGGCGCGCATGTTGCGCTGCTGCCGCAGGTGCCCGGCGCCGAGGAACTGTTCTATCGCCTGGCGTCCGACGCGCAGCTTGACTACGTGCCGCCGGTGCGTAAGCTGGTGCTCGAAAGCTTCGATGCCTACCTGTCGATCGGCGCGCCGCTCAACACGCGCGAATTGAGCGGCATCGATCCCGAACGTCTCGCGCGCACGCGCAAGGCCGGCGCGCCGCTGATGCGCACGTTCATGGAGCGCAGCGCGCGCGGCGAGCTGCGCTGGTGCGGCACGGTCTATCCCACTGCCGCGCTGGCGCAGGAAGCGGGCATGAGCCTGCACGAGTACCGCGAGTTTGTGTTGCGCGCCGGCCAGTTGGACGCGCCCGATCCGATCGCGGTCTGGCAGCAGGAAGGTGAGCGCCAGCGCCAGTTGATCACCTGGCTCAAGGGCCGCGATGCAGTGGTGCTCAAGGGCTCCGATATCGACCTGCGCCTGTCGATCAAGGATCGCGTCTTTGTCGAGGCCGATGGCCGTTACAACTTTCCCGACGGCGAGATCTTCACCGGTCCGGTCGAGACTTCGGCGAACGGCTGGGTGCGCTTCCGCTACCCGGCGATCGTGGCCGGGCAGGAGGTCACCGATATCGAACTCTGGTTCGAGGATGGACGGGTGGTCAAAGAGCGCGCCGGCAAGGGCCAGGAGCTGCTCACGGCCATGCTCAATACCGATCCCGGCGCGCGCTACCTGGGCGAGTGGGGCATCGGCACCAACTACCAGATTCAGCGCTTCACGCACAACATCCTCTTCGACGAAAAGATCGGCGGCACGATTCACCTGGCGCTGGGCGCGAGCTATCCCGAAACCGGCGGGCGCAATCAGTCGGGCGTGCACTGGGACATGATCTGCGATATGCGCGATGCCGAGATCACCATCGATGGCGAGCTGTTCTACAAGGATGGCCGTCCGGTGATCGAGCTTTAA
- a CDS encoding formylglycine-generating enzyme family protein, producing the protein MKLLQELEHCLPPLIVIPAGPFRMGTPDAQRSALAQRYGGTRESYADESPQHEVWVERFLIAQTPVTNALYALFQHDSGDVAPRAAPPTHPVVDVSWHEAQRFCAWLRQLTGQPFRLPTEAEWEKAARGTDGRAFPWGDRFDPARCNTRESGIGTTTPVDHYPTGASPYGVLDLAGNVYEWTQSLQAPYPYRAEDGRNGMEPLHTTASRRLLQRLLHRAPEHAPPPLEQRRIIRGGCYVNPEGFARCACRLRLDPAQRTPFVGFRLACDA; encoded by the coding sequence ATGAAGCTGCTCCAGGAGCTCGAGCACTGCTTGCCACCGCTGATCGTCATTCCGGCAGGGCCGTTCCGCATGGGCACGCCCGACGCCCAACGTTCGGCGCTGGCGCAACGCTACGGCGGCACGCGCGAAAGCTATGCCGATGAGTCGCCGCAGCACGAGGTGTGGGTCGAGCGCTTCCTGATCGCACAGACGCCGGTCACCAACGCGCTCTATGCGCTGTTTCAGCATGATAGCGGCGACGTCGCGCCGCGCGCTGCGCCGCCCACCCATCCGGTCGTGGATGTGAGCTGGCATGAAGCGCAGCGCTTCTGCGCCTGGCTCAGGCAGCTCACCGGGCAGCCGTTCCGCCTGCCGACCGAGGCTGAGTGGGAAAAGGCCGCGCGCGGCACGGATGGCCGCGCATTCCCGTGGGGTGATCGCTTCGATCCGGCGCGCTGCAACACGCGCGAGAGCGGTATCGGCACGACCACGCCTGTGGATCACTACCCCACGGGCGCCTCACCCTATGGTGTGTTGGACCTGGCCGGCAACGTGTACGAGTGGACCCAAAGCCTGCAGGCGCCCTATCCCTACCGCGCCGAGGATGGCCGCAACGGGATGGAGCCGCTGCACACGACGGCCTCGCGCCGCCTGCTGCAACGGCTCCTGCACCGCGCGCCCGAACACGCACCGCCACCACTGGAGCAGCGACGCATCATCCGCGGCGGTTGTTATGTCAACCCAGAGGGATTTGCACGCTGCGCCTGCCGCTTACGGCTCGACCCGGCGCAGCGCACGCCCTTCGTCGGCTTTCGCCTGGCCTGCGACGCTTAA
- a CDS encoding O-methyltransferase, producing the protein MTDARWTAVDQYLTEVLALSDPVLEAALTQASAAGLPQIQVAPNQGMLLHLLARAIGARNMLEIGTLGGYSTIWLARALPPAGRLITLELEPRHAEVARTNLARAGLSERVEVRVGPALQSLPRLAEEGAGPFDLVFIDADKPGTADYFAWALRLTRPGSLIIVDNVVRNGTVIDADSSDPAVQGMRRFLERLAAEPRVQATVLQIVGSKGYDGLALALVTAETNATS; encoded by the coding sequence ATGACTGACGCACGCTGGACCGCAGTTGACCAGTATCTGACCGAGGTGCTGGCGTTGTCCGATCCGGTCCTGGAAGCGGCCTTGACGCAGGCCAGCGCCGCGGGCCTGCCCCAGATTCAGGTTGCGCCCAATCAAGGCATGCTGCTCCACCTTCTGGCGCGCGCCATTGGTGCGCGCAATATGCTGGAGATCGGCACGCTGGGCGGCTACAGCACGATCTGGCTGGCCCGGGCGCTGCCGCCCGCTGGCCGCTTGATCACCCTGGAGCTGGAGCCACGCCACGCCGAGGTGGCTCGTACCAACCTGGCGCGCGCCGGCCTAAGCGAGCGCGTCGAGGTGCGCGTCGGGCCCGCGCTGCAGAGCCTGCCGCGGCTCGCCGAGGAGGGTGCCGGCCCATTTGATCTGGTGTTTATCGATGCCGACAAGCCCGGCACCGCCGACTACTTCGCCTGGGCGCTACGTTTGACGCGGCCCGGCAGCCTGATCATCGTGGACAACGTGGTGCGCAATGGCACCGTGATCGATGCCGACAGCAGCGATCCAGCCGTGCAGGGCATGCGGCGGTTTCTGGAGCGATTGGCAGCCGAGCCACGCGTGCAGGCCACTGTGCTCCAAATCGTTGGCAGCAAGGGCTACGACGGGCTGGCACTCGCGCTGGTGACCGCCGAAACCAATGCCACATCATGA
- a CDS encoding HAD family hydrolase gives MHTSSDSLPRAVLWDMDGTLLDSAEYHWLSWREALAAEGYALTREQFARTFGQRNDTILRTLFGPELSDAAIQRIGDAKEQRYRELIRERGIDLLPGARDWLARLHAAGWRQAIASSAPRLNIEAILDVLAIRPFFDALVSAEDVQRGKPDPQVFLVAAARLDVPPERCVVVEDAAAGVEAARRAGMRVIAVGTAHPPHSADLVTPSLDRLPEDAFERLIPAAARQTDRSYR, from the coding sequence ATGCACACATCATCCGATTCACTGCCCCGCGCCGTGCTGTGGGATATGGACGGTACGCTACTCGACTCTGCCGAGTACCACTGGCTGTCATGGCGGGAAGCCTTGGCCGCTGAAGGCTATGCCCTGACGCGCGAGCAGTTCGCCCGCACCTTCGGCCAGCGCAACGACACGATTCTGCGCACCCTCTTCGGGCCGGAGCTGAGCGATGCGGCCATCCAGCGCATCGGCGACGCCAAAGAGCAGCGCTACCGCGAGCTGATTCGCGAGCGCGGGATCGATCTCCTGCCGGGCGCGCGCGACTGGTTGGCCCGCCTCCATGCCGCCGGCTGGCGTCAGGCGATCGCCTCGTCGGCGCCACGGCTCAATATCGAGGCGATCCTGGACGTGCTTGCCATTCGCCCGTTTTTCGACGCGCTGGTCTCCGCCGAGGATGTGCAACGCGGCAAGCCCGACCCGCAGGTCTTTCTGGTCGCCGCCGCCCGGCTGGACGTGCCACCGGAGCGCTGCGTGGTGGTGGAAGACGCCGCCGCCGGTGTCGAAGCCGCGCGACGTGCCGGCATGCGCGTGATCGCCGTGGGCACGGCCCACCCACCCCACAGCGCCGATCTGGTCACGCCGTCGCTGGATCGGCTGCCCGAGGATGCCTTTGAACGATTGATCCCCGCCGCTGCCCGGCAAACAGACAGGAGCTACCGATGA
- a CDS encoding chemotaxis protein CheW, with amino-acid sequence MLTGMEQIASIDALRLLIVVLADEQYALPVEQVREVLRWRTPTPVPGTPPALLGLIHHRGAILPVVDARHVLGLPLVAPTRTTRLLVIEDEQTQAALLCDAVADIAALDAAAIEPPSALPGADANLVSGVCCYERKPTAVLHLPGLWAAVSVRRSDDAR; translated from the coding sequence ATGCTGACAGGCATGGAGCAGATCGCCTCGATTGACGCGCTTCGTCTGTTGATTGTTGTGCTCGCGGATGAGCAGTATGCCCTGCCTGTGGAGCAGGTCCGCGAAGTGCTGCGCTGGCGCACGCCCACGCCGGTGCCGGGCACGCCCCCAGCCCTGCTGGGCCTGATCCACCACCGCGGCGCGATCCTGCCGGTCGTGGATGCGCGCCATGTATTGGGGCTGCCGCTGGTCGCGCCGACGCGCACGACACGCCTGCTGGTGATCGAGGACGAGCAGACCCAGGCCGCGCTGCTGTGTGACGCCGTCGCCGATATTGCAGCGCTGGATGCCGCCGCGATCGAGCCGCCCTCGGCGCTGCCGGGCGCGGATGCCAACCTGGTGAGCGGCGTGTGTTGCTACGAACGCAAGCCTACCGCCGTGCTGCATCTGCCAGGGTTATGGGCGGCGGTCAGTGTGAGACGCTCCGATGATGCGCGCTGA
- a CDS encoding methyl-accepting chemotaxis protein, with the protein MNLSIVHRLVPVVDPRMPDDRVRYRPLVQALSLGTALGFGLMATIIWLVWLRTGEHNLIYPTVVSFLAAGLGVGVLALTRRDVMLAGRVGLIYQVIAITIAIWSYNGVSGPVPVYYVIPIILSGLMSGLGSSFGVGLVVFVCCLLLSVLEATGLLVPMRVANPQLNLFFSALNYLLTFGVVTLAIAVATRSLEQSTQQARNWAQEMLLSNQRLQEKNDQQLELASELSAAAVELSTTSQQQASGATEQASAVAEVTSTIEELGYTSRQIAQSAEQVSEAASATLENLSHGQSAVDESVEAMERIKGKVQDVAARILALGERSQQIGEIIDLIDDISDETHLLALNAAIEAAGAGEYGRRFAVVAAEVKNLANRTIAAAKEVKSVIAEIQAATSSAVMATEEGVKEVERGALLANRAGQAMDSVVMMAERTVQAAQEITLATSQQQTASEQVVETMRDVAEVSRQTAAGARQMAEAAATLTAIAERLHELAKSA; encoded by the coding sequence ATGAACCTGTCCATTGTTCACCGTCTGGTCCCAGTTGTTGACCCGCGCATGCCTGATGATCGGGTGCGCTACCGCCCGCTGGTGCAGGCCCTCTCGCTTGGAACAGCGCTGGGCTTTGGCCTGATGGCAACCATCATCTGGCTGGTCTGGCTGCGTACCGGCGAGCATAATCTGATCTATCCTACGGTGGTGTCGTTTCTGGCTGCCGGTCTCGGCGTGGGTGTGCTGGCCCTAACGCGCCGCGATGTTATGCTGGCGGGACGCGTAGGATTGATCTACCAGGTGATCGCCATCACCATCGCCATCTGGTCCTACAACGGTGTGAGTGGTCCGGTGCCGGTGTACTATGTCATCCCGATTATCCTGTCGGGTTTGATGAGTGGCTTGGGCAGCAGCTTCGGCGTTGGGCTGGTGGTGTTTGTCTGCTGTCTGCTGCTGTCGGTGCTGGAGGCGACCGGCCTGCTGGTGCCCATGCGGGTCGCTAATCCGCAGCTCAACCTGTTCTTTAGCGCGCTCAACTATCTGCTGACCTTTGGCGTGGTTACGCTGGCGATCGCTGTGGCGACGCGCTCGCTGGAACAGAGCACACAGCAGGCGCGCAACTGGGCGCAGGAGATGCTCCTCTCCAACCAACGCCTGCAGGAGAAGAACGATCAGCAACTGGAGCTGGCCTCGGAGCTGTCGGCGGCGGCGGTTGAACTCTCGACGACATCGCAGCAACAGGCCAGCGGCGCGACGGAACAGGCCTCGGCCGTGGCGGAGGTGACTTCGACGATCGAGGAGCTGGGCTATACCTCACGGCAGATCGCACAGTCCGCCGAACAGGTCAGCGAGGCAGCCAGTGCCACGCTCGAAAATCTGAGCCACGGTCAGAGCGCGGTGGATGAGAGCGTAGAGGCCATGGAGCGCATCAAGGGCAAGGTGCAGGATGTGGCCGCGCGCATCCTGGCGTTGGGCGAGCGCTCGCAGCAGATCGGCGAGATCATCGACCTGATCGACGATATTTCGGACGAAACCCATCTGTTGGCGCTCAACGCCGCAATCGAAGCCGCCGGCGCGGGTGAGTACGGGCGGCGCTTCGCCGTGGTAGCTGCCGAGGTCAAAAATCTGGCTAATCGAACGATTGCCGCGGCCAAGGAGGTCAAGAGCGTCATCGCCGAGATCCAAGCAGCAACCTCATCGGCGGTGATGGCGACCGAAGAGGGCGTGAAGGAGGTCGAGCGCGGTGCCTTGCTGGCCAATCGTGCTGGCCAGGCTATGGATTCGGTGGTGATGATGGCCGAACGTACCGTGCAGGCCGCCCAGGAAATTACGCTGGCGACCTCGCAGCAGCAAACCGCCAGTGAACAGGTGGTTGAAACCATGCGTGATGTGGCCGAGGTCTCGCGGCAGACGGCAGCCGGCGCGCGCCAGATGGCCGAAGCCGCCGCGACGCTGACGGCGATCGCCGAGCGGTTGCACGAGCTGGCCAAGAGCGCATAA